A genomic region of Manihot esculenta cultivar AM560-2 chromosome 15, M.esculenta_v8, whole genome shotgun sequence contains the following coding sequences:
- the LOC110601927 gene encoding kinesin-like protein KIN-14T isoform X1 — MEQCLFFQAVILSLFRNQNGSLLRYEIISLAFHGLSSSSQLLSLLPTRTSMSQEASMDTRKSLRNLRGTLHALLDLKAHLTPNWVKSVCDIIKTLPSEFDAKEDDDDGDDSGNVISKIKDELDALTSRINKLNVDRRQLLNRFLDLKGNIRVFCRIRPITMAENFGRLRPAVAADSSTVLLKLADNKSKNYSFDRVFHPGSSQDEVFSEVEPVIKSVLDGYNACIFAYGQTGTGKTFTMEGTPNAPGVVHRTFQALFKQAVDSNHSFLIRFSMLEIYLGNLKDLLVPQPTRATDPLSPCLSIQTDPEGRIEIDNLVSIQVNDFHQALRLYRLGCRFRSTASTNSNITSSRSHCMIRIAITCSDAPERRRETNKIWLVDLGGSERVLKTKAWGKRLDEGKAINLSLCSLGDVINALQMKRRHIPYRNSKLTQVLKDSLGDDSKTLMLVHVSPKEQDLCETICSLNFATRVKNIHLGNEDTIEVREQKEVAMANLQQKMIEIENEQFHVRQEIQKLEKRLDNLTGKSLSSEEQLETYNFIEEPLTKNSAGHTTVGPLSNVPRFMQPTICSQRKSGTNFQASEWKIPVPGRRKRPSSHRAESVTFPVKDHSDYKSEHSVSRSSCLVGLETRKSADNATEYSQDTLETEVEMTDIREKEKAPFSASQMNDSHCIQKFTHRQTGTTKDYIKFSKVDNWLDLQKNETNANGYTHRTKRVLAIPDPKKKHKQNKQRKEKVAFDEKISSFHDCRMQKVHIEKDMVTVSRVGMIISEVATNKPPTHFQDLFIEDSRSHFSSTSQTTEGNRMIQTQDSVDNSSTDDDKWSIFSPEDVYHRLGECKNHNGANALSIMQAVEGENEISDNLQLQNHGCWELLQSDLGGTNIFSKGNSSDSASTVELESCCPQAFTESVTEDGQRQDSDSSILLSAKERCGILQMRSQRALFENCSNQKGLTKQFDKFQGETRKRGICYILKQHIEILYISALLGLGFCNLGYEHEFFSGLML; from the exons ATGGAACAGTGCCTGTTTTTTCAAGCAGTAATTTTGTCCTTGTTCAGGAATCAGAACGGTTCCCTACTTCGTTATGAGATAATCTCTTTAGCCTTCCATGGCTTGAGCTCCAGTTCTCAACTTCTGAGCCTTTTGCCAACCAGAACGTCAATG TCTCAGGAAGCGAGCATGGATACAAGAAAATCTTTAAGAAATCTTAGAGGAACTCTTCATGCTCTTCTGGATCTAAAGGCACATCTAACTCCCAACTGGGTCAAATCAGTTTGTGATATAATAAAAACCCTGCCTTCTGAGTTTGATGccaaagaagatgatgatgatggtgaTGATTCTGGAAATgtcatttcaaaaataaaag ATGAACTTGATGCCTTAACTAGCCGTATAAACAAGCTCAACGTAGATAGACGGCAGCTCCTAAATCGTTTTCTGGATTTGAAAG GGAATATTCGTGTGTTTTGTCGCATAAGACCTATCACAATGGCGGAGAATTTTGGTCGGTTAAGACCAGCTGTGGCTGCGGATTCAAGTACTGTTCTTTTAAAACTTGCTGATAACAAGAGTAAGAATTACAGTTTCGACAGGGTTTTCCACCCAGGATCATCACAAG ATGAAGTTTTTTCCGAAGTTGAACCAGTTATCAAGTCTGTCCTTGATGGTTACAATGCTTGCATTTTCGCATATGGCCAGACCGGCACAGGAAAAACTTTCACAATG GAAGGTACACCAAATGCCCCTGGGGTTGTTCATCGCACATTCCAGGCACTATTCAAGCAAGCAGTGGACAGTAACCATTCATTTCTCATCAGATTCAGTATGCTTGAGATTTACCTGGGAAATCTAAAGGATTTGCTAGTCCCCCAGCCAACAAGAGCTACTGATCCTTTGTCTCCTTG CCTTTCAATTCAAACAGATCCTGAGGGAAGAATAGAAATAGACAATCTTGTATCAATCCAAGTGAATGACTTCCACCAAGCTTTGAGGCTGTACAGATTAGGATGCCGTTTCAGATCAACTGCCTCAACAAACTCCAACATAACTTCAAGCCGATCACATTG CATGATCCGCATAGCAATAACTTGCTCTGATGCTCCTGAGAGGCGCCGGGAAACAAACAAAATTTGGTTAGTGGACCTTGGAGGAAGTGAGCGAGTGCTGAAGACAAAGGCATGGGGGAAAAGACTTGACGAAGGAAAAGCTATTAATTTGTCACTCTGTTCTCTTGGAGATGTAATTAATGCCCTCCAAATGAAAAGGCGTCACATACCTTACAG GAATAGCAAGTTGACACAAGTTCTCAAAGATTCTCTAG GTGACGATTCAAAAACACTAATGCTAGTCCATGTCAGTCCCAAAGAACAAGATTTGTGTGAGACCATATGTTCTTTAAATTTTGCAACAAGGGTGAAAAACATTCACCTGGGGAATGAGGATACAATA GAAGTAAGAGAGCAGAAGGAAGTAGCAATGGCAAATCTGCAGCAAAAGATGATAGAGATTGAAAATGAGCAGTTTCATGTTAGACAAGAAATTCAGAAACTAGAAAAGAGATTAGACAATCTCACAGGAAAAAGTTTATCTTCTGAAGAGCAACTTGAgacatataattttattgaagaaCCACTTACAAAGAACAGTGCTGGACACACAACAGTAGGTCCTTTGTCAAATGTTCCAAGATTTATGCAGCCAACCATTTGCAGCCAAAGAAAATCAGGGACAAATTTCCAAGCTTCAGAATGGAAAATCCCAGTACCTGGAAGAAGGAAAAGGCCATCATCTCATCGTGCTGAGTCTGTGACTTTTCCTGTGAAGGATCATTCAGATTACAAATCAGAACATAGTGTTTCCAGATCTAGCTGTTTGGTGGGATTGGAGACGAGAAAGAGTGCTGATAATGCAACAGAATACAGCCAAGACACTCTTGAAACAGAGGTTGAAATGACTGATATCCGAGAGAAAGAAAAAGCACCTTTTTCAGCTAGTCAAATGAATGACAGTCATTGCATTCAGAAATTTACACATAGACAGACAGGCACGACTAAAGATTACATCAAATTTTCTAAGGTTGACAATTGGCTTGACCTACAAAAGAATGAAACCAATGCGAATGGTTATACTCATAGGACTAAGCGGGTTTTAGCTATTCCTGATCCCAAGAAGAAACATAAGCAAAATAAGCAGAGAAAAGAAAAGGTGGCTTTTGATGAAAAAATTAGTAGTTTTCATGATTGTAGAATGCAAAAAGTCCACATTGAAAAAGATATGGTTACTGTCAGCAGAGTTGGAATGATTATATCAGAAGTGGCAACTAACAAACCACCAACACATTTCCAGGATTTATTCATTGAGGACTCGAGATCCCATTTCAGTTCAACATCTCAGACAACTGAAGGAAACAGAATGATACAAACACAAGATTCTGTAGATAACTCATCAACAGATGATGACAAATGGAGCATTTTTTCTCCAGAAGATGTGTATCATAGACTAGGTGAATGTAAGAATCATAATGGAGCCAATGCACTGTCTATCATGCAGGCGGTAGAAGGGGAAAATGAAATTTCAGACAATTTACAGTTACAGAATCATGGGTGCTGGGAACTTTTGCAATCCGATTTAGGTGGCACTAACATCTTCTCAAAAGGGAATTCCAGTGACTCAGCATCAACAGTAGAACTTGAATCATGCTGTCCACAAGCATTCACTGAATCAGTTACGGAAGATGGCCAAAGGCAAGACTCAGACTCCTCTATTCTACTCTCAGCAAAAGAAAGATGTGGCATTCTCCAAATGAGATCTCAAAGAGCTTTATTTGAGAACTGTTCAAACCAGAAGGGTTTAACTAAGCAATTTGATAAATTTCAAGGAGAAACACGGAAAAGAG GAATATGCTATATTCTTAAACAGCATATCGAGATTTTATACATCAGTGCTCTTCTAGGACTGGGGTTCTGTAACCTGGGATATGAGCATGAGTTCTTCTCCGGTTTAATGCTTTGA
- the LOC110601927 gene encoding kinesin-like protein KIN-14T isoform X2 — protein sequence MDTRKSLRNLRGTLHALLDLKAHLTPNWVKSVCDIIKTLPSEFDAKEDDDDGDDSGNVISKIKDELDALTSRINKLNVDRRQLLNRFLDLKGNIRVFCRIRPITMAENFGRLRPAVAADSSTVLLKLADNKSKNYSFDRVFHPGSSQDEVFSEVEPVIKSVLDGYNACIFAYGQTGTGKTFTMEGTPNAPGVVHRTFQALFKQAVDSNHSFLIRFSMLEIYLGNLKDLLVPQPTRATDPLSPCLSIQTDPEGRIEIDNLVSIQVNDFHQALRLYRLGCRFRSTASTNSNITSSRSHCMIRIAITCSDAPERRRETNKIWLVDLGGSERVLKTKAWGKRLDEGKAINLSLCSLGDVINALQMKRRHIPYRNSKLTQVLKDSLGDDSKTLMLVHVSPKEQDLCETICSLNFATRVKNIHLGNEDTIEVREQKEVAMANLQQKMIEIENEQFHVRQEIQKLEKRLDNLTGKSLSSEEQLETYNFIEEPLTKNSAGHTTVGPLSNVPRFMQPTICSQRKSGTNFQASEWKIPVPGRRKRPSSHRAESVTFPVKDHSDYKSEHSVSRSSCLVGLETRKSADNATEYSQDTLETEVEMTDIREKEKAPFSASQMNDSHCIQKFTHRQTGTTKDYIKFSKVDNWLDLQKNETNANGYTHRTKRVLAIPDPKKKHKQNKQRKEKVAFDEKISSFHDCRMQKVHIEKDMVTVSRVGMIISEVATNKPPTHFQDLFIEDSRSHFSSTSQTTEGNRMIQTQDSVDNSSTDDDKWSIFSPEDVYHRLGECKNHNGANALSIMQAVEGENEISDNLQLQNHGCWELLQSDLGGTNIFSKGNSSDSASTVELESCCPQAFTESVTEDGQRQDSDSSILLSAKERCGILQMRSQRALFENCSNQKGLTKQFDKFQGETRKRGICYILKQHIEILYISALLGLGFCNLGYEHEFFSGLML from the exons ATGGATACAAGAAAATCTTTAAGAAATCTTAGAGGAACTCTTCATGCTCTTCTGGATCTAAAGGCACATCTAACTCCCAACTGGGTCAAATCAGTTTGTGATATAATAAAAACCCTGCCTTCTGAGTTTGATGccaaagaagatgatgatgatggtgaTGATTCTGGAAATgtcatttcaaaaataaaag ATGAACTTGATGCCTTAACTAGCCGTATAAACAAGCTCAACGTAGATAGACGGCAGCTCCTAAATCGTTTTCTGGATTTGAAAG GGAATATTCGTGTGTTTTGTCGCATAAGACCTATCACAATGGCGGAGAATTTTGGTCGGTTAAGACCAGCTGTGGCTGCGGATTCAAGTACTGTTCTTTTAAAACTTGCTGATAACAAGAGTAAGAATTACAGTTTCGACAGGGTTTTCCACCCAGGATCATCACAAG ATGAAGTTTTTTCCGAAGTTGAACCAGTTATCAAGTCTGTCCTTGATGGTTACAATGCTTGCATTTTCGCATATGGCCAGACCGGCACAGGAAAAACTTTCACAATG GAAGGTACACCAAATGCCCCTGGGGTTGTTCATCGCACATTCCAGGCACTATTCAAGCAAGCAGTGGACAGTAACCATTCATTTCTCATCAGATTCAGTATGCTTGAGATTTACCTGGGAAATCTAAAGGATTTGCTAGTCCCCCAGCCAACAAGAGCTACTGATCCTTTGTCTCCTTG CCTTTCAATTCAAACAGATCCTGAGGGAAGAATAGAAATAGACAATCTTGTATCAATCCAAGTGAATGACTTCCACCAAGCTTTGAGGCTGTACAGATTAGGATGCCGTTTCAGATCAACTGCCTCAACAAACTCCAACATAACTTCAAGCCGATCACATTG CATGATCCGCATAGCAATAACTTGCTCTGATGCTCCTGAGAGGCGCCGGGAAACAAACAAAATTTGGTTAGTGGACCTTGGAGGAAGTGAGCGAGTGCTGAAGACAAAGGCATGGGGGAAAAGACTTGACGAAGGAAAAGCTATTAATTTGTCACTCTGTTCTCTTGGAGATGTAATTAATGCCCTCCAAATGAAAAGGCGTCACATACCTTACAG GAATAGCAAGTTGACACAAGTTCTCAAAGATTCTCTAG GTGACGATTCAAAAACACTAATGCTAGTCCATGTCAGTCCCAAAGAACAAGATTTGTGTGAGACCATATGTTCTTTAAATTTTGCAACAAGGGTGAAAAACATTCACCTGGGGAATGAGGATACAATA GAAGTAAGAGAGCAGAAGGAAGTAGCAATGGCAAATCTGCAGCAAAAGATGATAGAGATTGAAAATGAGCAGTTTCATGTTAGACAAGAAATTCAGAAACTAGAAAAGAGATTAGACAATCTCACAGGAAAAAGTTTATCTTCTGAAGAGCAACTTGAgacatataattttattgaagaaCCACTTACAAAGAACAGTGCTGGACACACAACAGTAGGTCCTTTGTCAAATGTTCCAAGATTTATGCAGCCAACCATTTGCAGCCAAAGAAAATCAGGGACAAATTTCCAAGCTTCAGAATGGAAAATCCCAGTACCTGGAAGAAGGAAAAGGCCATCATCTCATCGTGCTGAGTCTGTGACTTTTCCTGTGAAGGATCATTCAGATTACAAATCAGAACATAGTGTTTCCAGATCTAGCTGTTTGGTGGGATTGGAGACGAGAAAGAGTGCTGATAATGCAACAGAATACAGCCAAGACACTCTTGAAACAGAGGTTGAAATGACTGATATCCGAGAGAAAGAAAAAGCACCTTTTTCAGCTAGTCAAATGAATGACAGTCATTGCATTCAGAAATTTACACATAGACAGACAGGCACGACTAAAGATTACATCAAATTTTCTAAGGTTGACAATTGGCTTGACCTACAAAAGAATGAAACCAATGCGAATGGTTATACTCATAGGACTAAGCGGGTTTTAGCTATTCCTGATCCCAAGAAGAAACATAAGCAAAATAAGCAGAGAAAAGAAAAGGTGGCTTTTGATGAAAAAATTAGTAGTTTTCATGATTGTAGAATGCAAAAAGTCCACATTGAAAAAGATATGGTTACTGTCAGCAGAGTTGGAATGATTATATCAGAAGTGGCAACTAACAAACCACCAACACATTTCCAGGATTTATTCATTGAGGACTCGAGATCCCATTTCAGTTCAACATCTCAGACAACTGAAGGAAACAGAATGATACAAACACAAGATTCTGTAGATAACTCATCAACAGATGATGACAAATGGAGCATTTTTTCTCCAGAAGATGTGTATCATAGACTAGGTGAATGTAAGAATCATAATGGAGCCAATGCACTGTCTATCATGCAGGCGGTAGAAGGGGAAAATGAAATTTCAGACAATTTACAGTTACAGAATCATGGGTGCTGGGAACTTTTGCAATCCGATTTAGGTGGCACTAACATCTTCTCAAAAGGGAATTCCAGTGACTCAGCATCAACAGTAGAACTTGAATCATGCTGTCCACAAGCATTCACTGAATCAGTTACGGAAGATGGCCAAAGGCAAGACTCAGACTCCTCTATTCTACTCTCAGCAAAAGAAAGATGTGGCATTCTCCAAATGAGATCTCAAAGAGCTTTATTTGAGAACTGTTCAAACCAGAAGGGTTTAACTAAGCAATTTGATAAATTTCAAGGAGAAACACGGAAAAGAG GAATATGCTATATTCTTAAACAGCATATCGAGATTTTATACATCAGTGCTCTTCTAGGACTGGGGTTCTGTAACCTGGGATATGAGCATGAGTTCTTCTCCGGTTTAATGCTTTGA
- the LOC110601928 gene encoding pentatricopeptide repeat-containing protein At5g56310 — protein MRLVSLWASLEFHTDKRLAEQLISSLRHCSTLKHIKQTHGFMVSRGLDHDNFLLSRFIDACSSVGLSLYAYFVFTHKPEPDIHLYNTMIRALSFSQTPPQAAIFLFNDIQSAGLRPDAYSYPFVLKAVIRLLATRTGRQIHCQTVGVGLDTDLHVVTALIQMYSSFGCSCISDARKLFDGVCLRIRDVPLWNAMVAGYAKLGHMENAQHLFDCMPKRNVISWTALISGYSQMNRPHQAIAIFRRMQLEKVEPDEIAMLAALSACAQLGALELGEWIHNYVDKHGLRRTVPLNNALIDMYAKSGNIKRALQVFESMKHKSITTWTTMIAGLALHGLGREALDLFSCMERARVKPNDVTFIAILSACSHVGLVQIGQSFFSNMRSRYGIEPKIEHYGCMIDLLGRAGYLQDAQLLLEQMPFEPNAAIWGSLLAAAYTHGDAVLGERALQHLIKLEPDNSGNYALLSNIYASCGRWKASRVVRTMMRDKGVKKMPGGSYIEVKNTVNEFIAGETSHSQFNEIYEVLCNINGQLRLAEHLQSECVELLEHGEG, from the coding sequence ATGCGCCTCGTTTCGCTTTGGGCGTCTCTAGAGTTCCACACAGACAAGCGTCTAGCAGAGCAGTTGATTTCCTCGCTACGCCACTGCTCAACTCTTAAACACATAAAGCAAACACATGGGTTCATGGTTTCCAGAGGCCTGGACCATGACAACTTCCTTCTTAGCCGATTCATCGACGCCTGTTCCTCTGTGGGTCTTTCTCTCTATGCTTATTTCGTCTTCACCCATAAACCAGAACCTGACATCCATCTATATAACACTATGATCAGggctctctctttctctcaaaCACCTCCTCAAGCTGCAATCTTTCTTTTCAACGACATACAGTCCGCGGGCTTGCGACCTGACGCTTATTCCTACCCTTTTGTCTTAAAAGCCGTCATTCGACTGTTAGCTACCCGAACAGGGAGGCAAATTCACTGTCAAACAGTTGGCGTTGGCTTAGACACTGACCTTCACGTCGTTACTGCCCTTATTCAGATGTATTCTTCTTTTGGCTGCAGTTGTATCTCTGATGCTCGTAAGCTGTTTGATGGGGTATGCCTGAGAATTAGAGATGTGCCTCTGTGGAACGCAATGGTTGCTGGTTATGCCAAGCTGGGTCACATGGAAAATGCTCAACATCTGTTTGATTGCATGCCGAAAAGAAACGTGATTTCTTGGACGGCGTTGATTTCTGGGTATTCTCAGATGAATCGGCCCCACCAAGCAATTGCCATCTTCCGGAGAATGCAGCTTGAAAAAGTAGAGCCTGATGAAATCGCTATGTTGGCTGCACTTTCTGCATGTGCCCAATTAGGTGCATTAGAATTGGGGGAGTGGATTCATAACTACGTCGACAAACATGGATTACGCAGAACTGTTCCTCTTAATAATGCACTTATAGACATGTATGCAAAGTCAGGGAATATCAAGAGGGCATTACAAGTATTTGAGAGCATGAAGCATAAAAGTATCACAACATGGACAACTATGATTGCGGGACTAGCTCTGCATGGACTTGGAAGGGAAGCTCTTGACTTGTTTTCTTGCATGGAAAGGGCTAGAGTTAAACCTAATGATGTTACTTTCATCGCCATCCTTTCTGCTTGTAGCCATGTTGGATTGGTTCAAATTGGTCAATCATTTTTTAGTAACATGAGATCGAGGTATGGCATTGAACCTAAGATTGAGCACTATGGTTGCATGATAGATTTACTCGGGCGTGCTGGTTATCTCCAAGATGCGCAATTGCTGCTTGAACAGATGCCATTTGAGCCAAATGCAGCTATTTGGGGATCTCTTCTTGCTGCTGCTTATACTCATGGTGATGCTGTGCTTGGAGAGCGCGCATTGCAGCACCTGATTAAGTTGGAGCCCGATAACAGTGGAAACTACGCGCTCTTATCTAATATATATGCTTCTTGTGGTAGGTGGAAAGCTTCCAGGGTGGTGAGGACAATGATGAGGGACAAAGGTGTTAAGAAGATGCCAGGAGGGAGTTACATTGAAGTGAAAAATACAGTTAATGAATTTATTGCGGGAGAGACATCTCATTCTCAATTTAACGAGATATATGAAGTTCTGTGCAATATCAATGGGCAGCTAAGACTTGCTGAGCATTTGCAAAGCGAATGTGTTGAGTTGCTTGAACATGGCGAGGGATAG
- the LOC110601929 gene encoding transcription factor Pur-alpha 1 — MEGNSGGGGAGGAAAAAAAAGAGSVGVGGPGGGGGNDVELMCKTLQVEHKLFYFDLKENPRGRYLKISEKTSATRSTIIVPSSGISWFLDLFNYYVNSDDQDLFSKELQLDTKVFYFDIGENRRGRFLKVSEASVSRNRSTIIVPAGSARSEGWAAFRNILAEINEASRLFIMPNQQSSEPSERLVGLSDDVGAGFISGHSSQPASASELNVDRSVELTAQEEIGNMGVSKVIRADQKKFFFDLGSNNRGHFLRISEVAGSDRSSIILPLSGLKQFHEIVGHFVEITKDRIEGMTGANVRTVDPPQR, encoded by the exons ATGGAGGGGAATTCCGGTGGTGGAGGAGCAGGTggagctgctgctgctgctgctgccgcCGGTGCTGGTTCTGTTGGTGTTGGTGGTCCTGGAGGTGGAGGAGGGAATGATGTCGAGCTCATGTGCAAGACACTACAGGTGGAACACAAGCTGTTCTATTTCGATCTGAAGGAGAACCCTCGGGGGCGTTATTTGAAGATTTCTGAGAAGACGTCCGCTACCAGGTCTACCATCATCGTTCCCTCCTCTGGGATTTCTTGGTTCCTGGATCTCTTCAATTACTATGTCAATTCTGATGATCAGGACCTCTTTAGCAAAGAATTGCAGCTCGACACCAAG GTGTTCTACTTTGACATTGGTGAAAACAGAAGAGGCCGCTTCTTGAAG GTATCTGAAGCTTCTGTTAGTAGAAACCGCAGTACTATAATTGTTCCTGCTGGAAGTGCCCGGAGTGAAGGTTGGGCAGCATTCAGGAATATTTTAGCAGAGATCAATGAAGCTTCAAGACTATTTATAATGCCCAATCAG CAAAGTTCTGAACCTTCAGAGCGCCTTGTTGGCCTTTCGGATGATGTGGGGGCCGGCTTCATATCTGGTCACAGTAGCCAACCTGCTTCAGCATCTGAATTGAATGTAGATAGGTCAGTTGAACTAACAGCacaggaagaaattggaaatatGGGGGTCTCAAAGGTGATCAGAGCTGACCAGAAgaaattcttctttgatcttggTAGCAACAACAGAGGTCATTTCCTGAGAATTTCCGAG GTTGCTGGTTCGGATAGGTCGTCCATAATTCTCCCCCTGTCTGGGCTGAAGCAGTTTCATGAGATAGTGGGGCATTTTGTGGAGATAACAAAAGATAGAATTGAAGGAATGACAGGTGCAAATGTTCGGACTGTGGATCCTCCACAGAGATGA
- the LOC110602697 gene encoding gibberellic acid methyltransferase 2 isoform X2, translating to MDSSQEHPTSCCITKETGGALHRVLCMQGGDDDSSYAKNSEAPASAISLCRPLLLKAIQSMKVFFSNKDEAESLRIADLGCATGYNTLATIDMVVDALRQQYINHCGFEPEFEAFFSDLPSNDFNSLFRSLSNIADKKTKQYYAAGVPGSFYTRLFPRGKLHVAVSLSALHWLSQIPDAVLEKTSAAWNKGRVWIDGAKKEVVEAYAKQSEKDLEDFLSCRKEEMVQGGMLFLLMGGRPASQQPENQLGDPDSRAKHPFTTSLDQAWQDLINENNLLRWRRNAGLDRRGDERWVQHSGVHEEHGGGGEGNKEMRWV from the exons ATGGATTCATCCCAAGAGCACCCCACTAGCTGCTGCATTACCAAGGAGACAGGAGGAGCTCTTCACAGAGTCTTGTGTATGCAAGGCGGAGACGACGATAGTAGCTATGCAAAAAACTCAGAAGCGCCTGCATCTGCTATCAGCTTATGTAGACCTTTGCTTTTAAAAGCTATTCAATCCATGAAAGTTTTCTTCAGTAACAAGGACGAAGCTGAGTCTCTAAGGATTGCAGACTTGGGTTGTGCAACTGGGTACAATACTTTAGCTACAATAGATATGGTGGTGGATGCTTTGAGACAGCAATACATTAACCATTGCGGATTTGAGCCTGAATTCGAGGCCTTCTTTTCTGATCTCCCTTCCAATGATTTCAACTCTTTGTTTAGATCATTGAGCAACATTGCTGACAAGAAAACGAAGCAGTACTACGCTGCTGGGGTGCCTGGATCTTTTTACACTCGTCTCTTTCCTAGAGGGAAGCTTCACGTCGCCGTTAGCTTAAGTGCCTTACACTGGCTTTCTCAG ATACCGGACGCTGTTTTGGAGAAAACATCAGCAGCCTGGAACAAAGGAAGAGTGTGGATTGATGGAGCAAAAAAGGAAGTAGTGGAAGCATATGCGAAACAATCTGAGAAAGACTTGGAGGATTTCTTGAGCTGCAGGAAAGAAGAAATGGTGCAAGGAGGAATGCTGTTTTTGCTGATGGGAGGGAGGCCTGCGTCTCAGCAGCCTGAGAACCAGCTGGGCGATCCAGACTCCAGAGCCAAGCATCCCTTCACCACTTCCCTGGATCAAGCTTGGCAAGATTTAATAAACGAa AATAATTTGCTTCGTTGGCGACGTAATGCAGGGCTTGATCGACGAGGAGACGAGAGATGGGTTCAACATTCCGGCGTACATGAGGAGCATGGCGGAGGTGGAGAGGGCAATAAAGAGATGCGGTGGGTTTGA
- the LOC110602697 gene encoding gibberellic acid methyltransferase 2 isoform X1, giving the protein MDSSQEHPTSCCITKETGGALHRVLCMQGGDDDSSYAKNSEAPASAISLCRPLLLKAIQSMKVFFSNKDEAESLRIADLGCATGYNTLATIDMVVDALRQQYINHCGFEPEFEAFFSDLPSNDFNSLFRSLSNIADKKTKQYYAAGVPGSFYTRLFPRGKLHVAVSLSALHWLSQIPDAVLEKTSAAWNKGRVWIDGAKKEVVEAYAKQSEKDLEDFLSCRKEEMVQGGMLFLLMGGRPASQQPENQLGDPDSRAKHPFTTSLDQAWQDLINEGLIDEETRDGFNIPAYMRSMAEVERAIKRCGGFEIERMEYSRIVEHSLEKQKQWMRDPISYGRAKANLVRATLGPIAEAHLGPYLSHQLFIRFQNRVSSDIALLHKTCYYGVIVVCAIRT; this is encoded by the exons ATGGATTCATCCCAAGAGCACCCCACTAGCTGCTGCATTACCAAGGAGACAGGAGGAGCTCTTCACAGAGTCTTGTGTATGCAAGGCGGAGACGACGATAGTAGCTATGCAAAAAACTCAGAAGCGCCTGCATCTGCTATCAGCTTATGTAGACCTTTGCTTTTAAAAGCTATTCAATCCATGAAAGTTTTCTTCAGTAACAAGGACGAAGCTGAGTCTCTAAGGATTGCAGACTTGGGTTGTGCAACTGGGTACAATACTTTAGCTACAATAGATATGGTGGTGGATGCTTTGAGACAGCAATACATTAACCATTGCGGATTTGAGCCTGAATTCGAGGCCTTCTTTTCTGATCTCCCTTCCAATGATTTCAACTCTTTGTTTAGATCATTGAGCAACATTGCTGACAAGAAAACGAAGCAGTACTACGCTGCTGGGGTGCCTGGATCTTTTTACACTCGTCTCTTTCCTAGAGGGAAGCTTCACGTCGCCGTTAGCTTAAGTGCCTTACACTGGCTTTCTCAG ATACCGGACGCTGTTTTGGAGAAAACATCAGCAGCCTGGAACAAAGGAAGAGTGTGGATTGATGGAGCAAAAAAGGAAGTAGTGGAAGCATATGCGAAACAATCTGAGAAAGACTTGGAGGATTTCTTGAGCTGCAGGAAAGAAGAAATGGTGCAAGGAGGAATGCTGTTTTTGCTGATGGGAGGGAGGCCTGCGTCTCAGCAGCCTGAGAACCAGCTGGGCGATCCAGACTCCAGAGCCAAGCATCCCTTCACCACTTCCCTGGATCAAGCTTGGCAAGATTTAATAAACGAa GGCTTGATCGACGAGGAGACGAGAGATGGGTTCAACATTCCGGCGTACATGAGGAGCATGGCGGAGGTGGAGAGGGCAATAAAGAGATGCGGTGGGTTTGAGATAGAAAGAATGGAATATAGCAGAATAGTGGAGCATTCATTGGAGAAGCAAAAGCAATGGATGAGGGATCCCATTTCCTACGGCAGAGCCAAAGCCAACTTAGTACGTGCCACCCTAGGGCCCATTGCTGAGGCCCACCTTGGTCCCTATCTCTCTCATCAACTCTTCATCCGCTTCCAAAATCGGGTTTCTTCTGATATTGCTCTTCTCCATAAAACCTGTTATTATGGTGTTATTGTTGTGTGTGCCATCCGAACGTGA